Genomic DNA from uncultured Acetobacterium sp.:
CTTTTGTCTACCACCAATTTATAGTTTTCTTTGGCCAGCACATCGTTAGCTTCAGCTAGCACATTAAAAAATGAATCGGATACATTCATTTCATCAACTACAATTGTGTCTACTGGCGCACCGCATTCTTCTCTCAACGTAGTAATAAAACTATCCAGAGACCGACAGTCGTGAATTAGCATTGTTTTATTTCTAGTATATGCCGTCATGTTTTCAATAGATAGATTTAAAAAATTCTTATTATGCTTTTTATAATTATTTCCCCACTCCACCATCGCCTCAAGAACGGTTCTTAAACTTTCCCCTACTTCAGTAAGTGTATATTCTACTCGGGGTGGAACTTCGGCATAAACTTTCCTGACTAACAGTCCTGCCGCTTCCATTTGCCTGAGATTAGCAGTCAACACTTTTTGCGTAATGTTGCCAACTGTCTTTTTTAGCTCACCGAATCGTTTTGTTCCGTCTAGTAAATCTCGGATAATCATTACTTTCCATTTGTTTTCAATCAAAGATAATGTCGTTTCTACTGGACATAATATTGAATTATCATTCATACAACGCGCTCCTTTCTCATTAGTATCCAAATGGATACTATAGCACAATATTGTGCTTACTTCTCAAGTGATACTGTATCTAGTATACTTCATTTAGAAACACAATTCAACTGCATGTGTCAGGTAGCTAGCTCATAAAATTCTAGCCAACTTAACATGCAAATCAAATTAATGAAGAGAGGTCTATCAAAATGAAAACAATTAATTTACAGGCAGGGACAGTAACAACAAATGAATTTTCAAATTTCTCAATCCACACTTACACTTCACCGGAGTCAGGCGGATTTGTGAATTCTCAAATTATCGAGACCAGCAATCACCTTATTCTTGTAGACACGCAGTACTTGCTGCCATTTGCGACCGAATTGAAAGAATATTTGTCAGGTATCAAAAAACCAATTGAAAGAATTATTATCTCCCATTCACATCCAGATCATTGGTTTGGGAATGAATTCTTTCAGGATCAAAAGATTTTTGCGCTGCAAGAAGTTCGTGCGATCCTTGAGCAAGCCGGCGATGCAATTGTCGAAAGCTATCAGTTTATGAACGAAAATGATTCTTTAGTTCCAACGGCAAAAACACTTCCAAACTCCACTTTGAAGGAAGGATTATTTACCCTGGATGGCGTGGAATTCTCAGTTATTAAGTTTACAGATATAGAAGACGCCATTATTGCAGGCATCGAAATTTTGAAAGAGAATATTCTGATCGCTCAAGATATTGTTTATGATTTTACGCATGCATTTACAGCAGAATTAGCCAATGGACAAAACAAATGGATTGAAATTCTTGAAAGCATCCAATCAAAGAATTATTCATTAATCTTAGGTGGACATGGCACCCCTTCCGCGGGAGACATTTTAACTCCTGCAATAGCCTACCTTCACGACGCGACAATTGCAATTCAAAAAGCCTTAAAAGAGGGTAATGATAAAGAAAGCAAAACACAAATTTATAGTCAGTCCATGCTTGGAAAATATCCCGAATTTAAAGCCCCGAGTTTAGTTCAACTGTGTTCAAACTATATGTTTAATTAGATTTATCAAAACCATCCGATAATCTTTTTACAAAAAGCAAAGCATTGATGCATCTAGTCAGTGCTTTGCTTTTTCCCTGTATGCGCAATTGCAAATATTCTGTCAGTTACTCTTTGTCATTTTTTAGCTGATTGTCGGATTTTCTTGAAAGGGTTTATCGGACTCAAGATATATATCCGTTCTGTTCTGCATATAATGCTATTTGATGGTCTAATTGTTCCCAATATAATCGGCTTCTTCCTTGATATATTTCTTGATATAACGGGATTAAGTCGGGATAGCGATTTTCAATATATTCCAGTATGACGGGTTTATATTCTCCTCTGAGGTTCAAGTTTTCAAGCCAGATATAATCACATTGATTTTTAATCTTCTCAATAATTGCAACCACATCTGTTATTCCTGGAAAAATCGGTGATATAAAGCAGGTCGTACGAATTCCCGCATCGTGAAAAATCTTCATGGCAGCAATTCTCTGTTCAACCGTAGCGGCCGTATCCATGTCAGTGCGGAAATCTTCGTCTAACGTATTAATCGACCAGCATACCAACGGATTGGGGAATGTTTTTATCAAGTCTAAGTCTCGCAGTACCAGATCTGACTTGGTCGTAATAATAAGGTTTGCTTCGCTCCCCTTCATTTGCTCTAAAAACAAACGTGTGCGTCTATATTTCTCTTCCCATGGATGATACCCATCAGTAACCGAACCAATGATAATTGTTTCGCCTTTGTATCGCTTCGGGTTGCGTATAGGGGGCCAATTCTTAACATCCAGAAAGCTTCCCCATGGCTCCTTGTGGTTGGTAAAACGCTTCATAAAAGTAGCATAATAATATTTGCAACTATGAGGACATCCCACATACGGATTAACCGAATAACCTGCGATGGGCAGATTAGATTTTGTCAAAATACTTTTTGTATCAATCTCTTGAATCTTATCGATCATCAGTCTATTCCTCTCTTACTTTAATCAGCACTGGTTTAGTCATCATATTCATAACCAACAAAGTCTGCATAGTAATATCGATAATCACATCCTATGTAACTCCTAAACGTTTATTCATCCAATCCAGTATACTTCCAATCGCCCAAATTCCCTTTTTTTTCAAGCCCATAATAGCTGTTTTGTGATACAAGAGCCGGCGATTCCTTTTCTAAACGATGTTGATGTGAATCAACAACAATTTCATTAGAAGCCAACGTATTTGCAATCCTGCAAATGAAAATGTCACTGCCATTAAGCGCAATTGTTTTTTTAACTTCAAGCTCATAACTCATCGGACTTTCTTGTAGAATTGGTACATTTAAAACTTCACCGGGAATCAGTTCTGCTAATTTTGTAATTTCTTTTCCATCATAACCATTTTTATGACCCAAGTAATCTGCAATTGGTAGAATGGTTTCTGTCACTAGATTAGCAGAGAACACTCCTGTCTCTTTTATTATATCTTTTGTAAGTTTATTACCATCTAAGCAAACCATGACCGATAATTCATCATCCCAGCAGAAGTTAAGCCAACAAAAAAGACCTAAGTTTGCCTTACCGTCTTCCTTGTATGTCCCCAAAATAAACAACTGCATCGGATGCGGTATAAACATTTTTGTCACGTCGATCGATGTTTTTTCCATACTCAAGCCCTCCCTTTTCAAACTGCTTGTTTCCGGGTATCAGAGACTAATCTCCTTTGGCGGATTTCCAGACATATCCGCAATTACTGCGGTTGCATCTTCCAGATAAAATGCCTCGAGAAGTGGATTGTCTGCTGTCTGATACTGTCCCTTAATGATTGGGTTCTCCATCATCGCTTCTTTAACCGACATGTTATTCTCAAAAATTGCTTTACCACTTAGTCTTAACCATACGTAATCCGGGCTTGAAATGCAAACCTCCACATGAGGATTCTGTTGCATCTCTGTATAGACCTCTTTTTTATTATTTGTTCCAAACCACAGTTTACCCTCTTTTTCAAAACAGAACATAAACGGACGACATTTTGCCTTGCCATCACGTCCAACCGTTGCAAAATATTGCAACGGATTTTTAGATAAAAACTTTACGACTTCCTTCATTTTATAGACCTCCAGGTGAAAATTTATTAGGCATCTTAATGATACCTCTTTTATTTTAGAACTCCAGATTTATAATGTAAAGTAGGCACAATGTTGTAACAAGGTATCCATATGATACTAATAGAACCGCTATATTATCTGGAACATTATATTAATTTCAGATAATTCCAATCACTGAAAATATCACATTCTTTGATCTTGTCCAAGAAAAAAATCCACCAGCTCAGTCGTGGCTGTTTCTGCTAGAAACAACTCTTGACCAGTTAACCCTGCTTCCATAATTTCTTGAAGCAGTCCAATTTCAGCGATAATACTCTCGGGCTTTTCTATGCTTTCATACATCAGCTTTTTGTTTTCATCTGTGGTCTTATTAAGCACATAATAAATCGGTTTTCCAATACTTATAGCTAAATCCGCAATTTTTTTCGAGAGCCTCAGCGATTCAAAAGACGGATCCACAATCATAAGAATGACATCCACCCCATTATCGATGCTTCTTCCAAAATGTTCAACGCCAGCCTCCATATCAATAAGAGTTACCTGATTCTCATTCAACTGAAGATTTGCAATGAATTGTCCAATCACAGTACCCATGGCGCATGAACAACCCTCATTGGCCTGGTTGATTTTCCCGCTTACCATCAGTTTTATAGAGCCTTTTTCCGAGAAGTACCCCTCTGGAATATCCGCAATCGTCCATTGTTCATGAAAAAACTGATGACTGAATTTGGAAAGCATCATATTGTTCAACACTTTTTCCTTACCACCAAAATAGCCGGTAAAACCTTTTGGCATTTCCATTCCCAGTTGTGCATGTAGTCCATAGTTTGACTCGTCCGAATCAATGATCAACACTTCTTTATTTTTATTCGCCAGTGCTTTTGCCAGGAGGGTGGTAATTGTGCTTTTTCCACAGCCTCCTT
This window encodes:
- a CDS encoding flavin reductase, which translates into the protein MEKTSIDVTKMFIPHPMQLFILGTYKEDGKANLGLFCWLNFCWDDELSVMVCLDGNKLTKDIIKETGVFSANLVTETILPIADYLGHKNGYDGKEITKLAELIPGEVLNVPILQESPMSYELEVKKTIALNGSDIFICRIANTLASNEIVVDSHQHRLEKESPALVSQNSYYGLEKKGNLGDWKYTGLDE
- a CDS encoding MBL fold metallo-hydrolase; translated protein: MKTINLQAGTVTTNEFSNFSIHTYTSPESGGFVNSQIIETSNHLILVDTQYLLPFATELKEYLSGIKKPIERIIISHSHPDHWFGNEFFQDQKIFALQEVRAILEQAGDAIVESYQFMNENDSLVPTAKTLPNSTLKEGLFTLDGVEFSVIKFTDIEDAIIAGIEILKENILIAQDIVYDFTHAFTAELANGQNKWIEILESIQSKNYSLILGGHGTPSAGDILTPAIAYLHDATIAIQKALKEGNDKESKTQIYSQSMLGKYPEFKAPSLVQLCSNYMFN
- a CDS encoding P-loop NTPase, which gives rise to MRIAICGKGGCGKSTITTLLAKALANKNKEVLIIDSDESNYGLHAQLGMEMPKGFTGYFGGKEKVLNNMMLSKFSHQFFHEQWTIADIPEGYFSEKGSIKLMVSGKINQANEGCSCAMGTVIGQFIANLQLNENQVTLIDMEAGVEHFGRSIDNGVDVILMIVDPSFESLRLSKKIADLAISIGKPIYYVLNKTTDENKKLMYESIEKPESIIAEIGLLQEIMEAGLTGQELFLAETATTELVDFFLGQDQRM
- a CDS encoding pyridoxamine 5'-phosphate oxidase family protein; translation: MKEVVKFLSKNPLQYFATVGRDGKAKCRPFMFCFEKEGKLWFGTNNKKEVYTEMQQNPHVEVCISSPDYVWLRLSGKAIFENNMSVKEAMMENPIIKGQYQTADNPLLEAFYLEDATAVIADMSGNPPKEISL